The Pseudothermotoga sp. region CTGCTTGGGATAGTCCATGGGGTAAGGGAAGACCCGGTTGGCATATAGAATGCACTATCATGTCAACTAAACTTTTGGGTTCCACTTTAGACATTCATGCAGGTGGAGAAGATCTCATCTTTCCCCACCACGAAAACGAAAAGGTGCAGAGTGAAGCGCTCACGGGTAAACAGTTCGTTCGTTATTGGCTTCACAACGCACTGGTGAGAGTCTCCGGAGACAAGATGAGCAAATCTTTGGGCAACATTTTCGTCTTGAGAGAGGCACTCAAACGGTTCGGCGCTGATGGTTTGAAACTGTACTTTCTCTCTAAGCACTACAGAAGTCCCATAGACTTTTCCATAGAAGCTTTGGAAGCGAGCACTAAAGCTGCAAAGAGGATCAACGAGAGTTTCAAGAGACTTGAATCGAAGTTTCCCTCCATCCCTGTTCCTCCAAACGATGGTTGGATGAACGAACAGAGGCAGAGGTTCACGGAAGCCTTAGATGATGACTTCAACACACCGAGAGCGATCGCCCAGATTTTTGACCTAGTAGCGGAGTTGAACAAACTCATCGATGAATCTAGAGAAAGACAAGCTTTGAAGGTCTATCACCTTTTAAGAAGGGAATTTTGCCCGGTACTGGGCTTGTTCGAAGCTGGAACTCAACCATTGAACATCGACGTTGATCCGTTCATACAGTTGATTCTCGAATTGCGAAATGAGTTGAGGCGAAGAAAATTGTATGATCTGGCTGATGAAGCGAGGAAGAGACTGAAGGATCTTGGTGTGGAGATCCGTGACAATCTCGACGGCTCGACTTATTCCTTCATTGAGGAGGTATGAGCAATGTGGGAGCACGTGAGACTCATCGATCCTGAAATATATCAAATCATCGTTGGTGAACTTAAGAGGCAGGAATACGGCCTTGAACTGATCGCATCAGAGAATTTCGTTTCCCCAGCAGTAATGGAAGCTATGGGCAGTGTCCTCACGAACAAGTACGCAGAAGGCTATCCAGGAAAACGTTACTATGGTGGATGTGAATGGGTTGATAAGGCCGAAGAAATCGCTAGAGAGAGAGCCAAACAATTGTTTAAAGCACAGTATGCGAATGTTCAACCACATTCAGGTTCGCAGGCAAACATGGCCGCATATCTGGCTGTTGCCGAACCCGGAGATGTACTCATGGGGATGAGTCTCTCACACGGGGGACATCTCACACACGGTGCAAACGTGAACTTTTCTGGAAAATTTTTCAAGGTGGTTCAGTATGGTGTGGATCCAGAAACGGAAATGATAGATTACGATGCCGTCATGAAGTTGGCTCAGGAGTACAAACCAAAAATCATAGTAGCTGGTGGAAGCGCATATTCGAGGATAATAGATTTCAAGAGATTCAGGGAAATTGCGGATGAAGTTGGAGCGTACCTCATCGTGGATATGGCCCATTTCGCTGGATTGGTCGCCGCGGGACTTTATCCGAATCCGGTGGAATATGCACACATCGTAACTTCCACAACCCACAAAACCTTGAGAGGTCCAAGGGGTGGTCTCATACTCACGAACGATCCGGAACTCTACAAGCAGATCAACAAATGGGTCTTTCCCGGAACGCAAGGTGGACCGCTCATGCACGTGATTGCCGCAAAGGCTGTGTGTTTCAAGGAAGCCCTCAGTCCAGGTTTCGTCGAATATCAAAAACACATAGTCGCGAATGCAAAAACACTCGCTGAGGAATTGTCGAAGCTCGGCTTGAGAATCGTTTCAGGCGGTACCGACACTCATTTGATGCTCGTCGATCTGACATCTACGAACGTGACAGGTAAGGCAGCAGAGAGAGCTCTCGAAAAATGCGGAATAACAGTGAATAAAAACACAATTCCCAAAGAAACTAGATCTCCCTTCGTTGCCAGCGGAATACGTATAGGTACCCCTGCTGTCACAACGAGGGGCATGCGTGAAACCGAGATGAAACACATAGCTCTTTTGATACACAAGGTCTTATCAAACATCCTCGATGAAGAAGGGAACATCTCAGACTCCGTTCAAAGCGAGGTTCAAATGCAAGTCAAGCAACTGTGTGAGAGATTTCCACTCTACGTGGACAAGATAAACTTTTAAAAATTGGAGCGATAAAGTTCGACGATGTAGTCTGTCGCTACGTCTAGACTGACTTCTATTTGTGTGAATTTATCTAGTATTTTCACGTGAGCAACTGAGCGTGACAATTCTTCATCACCGAGTATCAAAGCCACTTTGGCTCCGAGTTTATCTGCATGTCTCAACTGAGCGGTGAGTTTCCTGTCACTCACGTCTGTTATTGTGGGAACACCTCTTTTCCTCAGTTCCTCGGCGATTTTGAATCCTTCGATGGAGGACTTCTCGCCGATGCAAACAACGTAGGCGAAACAAGCTTTTTTTTGAGGAACCTGAATACCGTGAATCTTCAGCGCTAATATGAGTCTTTCTATTCCGCATGCAAAACCAAGAGCTGGTGTGCTCTGACCACCGAGCTCTGCAAACAAACCATCGTATCTACCACCTGCCAGGATTGTGTTTTGGGCTCCAAGCTCTTTATGTCTTATCTCGAAGACGGTTCTGTTGTAATAATCTAACCCTCTCACGAGGGTACCATCTTCGACGAAATTGATCCCCAGTTCGTACAACCTTTTCTTCAATGCATCGTAGTGAGATTGACACTCTTCACACAAAAATTCGAAAGATTTCGGAGCACGTTCAGCAACTGCCACATCTATCTTGCAGTCAAGCAATCTGAGCACGTTGGTTTCCATCCGTCTTTTACAATCTTCACACAATTCGTCAACGTGCGATTCGTAGTATTCCTTCAATTTCTGCCTATACACTGGCCTGCACTTTGGACAACCTATCGAATTCAAATGTAGAACACGATCGCGCACGCCGATCTTGTTTAAAAAATGTTCAGCGAGCAACAATATTTCAGTATCGGAAGATGGATGTGCGGAACCTATCAACTCAACTCCGAATTGGTGAAACTGTCTGAGACGACCCGCTTGAGGCCTCTCGTAACGAAACATGGGACCGATGTAGAAAAACCTTTGGGGTAAACCTGCGTTCAACATGGAGTTCTCTATGAAAGCTCTCACCGTGGGTGCCGTGCCCTCAGGTCTCAAGGTGATGCTCCGACCGCCTTTATCTATGAATGTGTACATTTCTTTTTGAACTATATCGGTGTCTTCACCAACACTCCTCACGAACAACTCCGTAGGCTCAATGATGGGTGTCCTCAACTCACGATAACCATAAAGATTCGCCACGATGCGCGCATTTTCCTCGATGAAATACCAATAGTCGATTTCGTCACCGAATATGTCCTGTGTTCCCTTTATTTTTTCGTACCTCAATTCAATGCTCCCTCCTCTGCTTCATGATAGCACGACACCGATTCTTCGAAAAGTGTCCAAAACATCCTTATCTTCCACAATTTGACTCAACTGATGAAGATCTTTGATAGGACGATTGAGGATTATTTTACTAGCTCTTTTTTCACCGATACCTGGAATACATCTGAGTTCTTCGTGACTGGCTTCGTTCAAATAGAAAGGAAATCTCAATGCTGTGAGAGATCTTGGACCGTGGTCAACTACTACCACATCTATGGGTTTTTCAACCTCTCCCGGTATACCAACCAAGAAGGGGTACGTACCGAGCTGCCTTGCGAAAGTGAACTTGCCTTCTCGATACTCCGGATAGACCTTTCTTAAGATACTACCCACCGGCACAACTCGCTTGAACATAGGTATGTCTATTTCTCGCCTGATGAGTTCTTTGTAGAATCTGTACAGTCTGGAATCCGGACCTTTTAACTTTTTCAGTTGGGCGTACCTCCAGAGAGGTGTACCAGGTTCCACGATGACTTGCCTGATGTTGATTCTCCTGACAAGTAAACCACTATCCAAGATCTTTCTGAGCCAACTGAAGTTTTCTTCGTAAGTCAATCTTGTTTCACCTATCAAACCATACAACAGATTGATACCAGGTAAAAGCTTCGGAACACCCTCAACTCTAACGCCACCTATTTGATTTACTATTTCGATGGCTCTGAGGACTCGCTCCGGATCAATCATGATGTTGTTTTTCTTGAGAACGTTCTTATCAAAGCTTTCGACACCAAAGGACAAAACATCCGCTGGTGTATTCCATTTAACCATGATTTCTAAAATCTTGTAGCACTCTTTTTCATGATCGACAATGTACATTGGATTAGCATTGTCGTGGTGCAGTACCTCAAGATTCAGACAGCTGTTTCTTATACCTTGATACAATTCTTCGAAAACTTCCGGAACAGGTTTCCCCCCATTTCTGTCCGAGTAATAAGCCAAAACGTTGGCAGAACGTCCAAACCTGAACGCTCTGCAACCTTGCTTGTAAAGCTCTCTAACTTCCTCTATGACATCTTCAACGGGCCTTGAAGTGAACTTCGGATAGAACACGGGCTCTATGCAAAAAGAACAATGAGTGATCCTCTCACAGCCTCTGGAAAGTTCTAATTCACATAAAATGTTTGGATAACGAGGATGTTGCCTTACCAAGGAAGCTCCAAGTAAACTTGCTTCTCTCACAAGTGCCCAATCGTTGGGAAACTTCTTCTTTTCAAAAAGAACGTTGTACAATTCCACAGCCAAATCTGGCCCGAGACGAATGTCTGCTTTTAAGGCGGAGGTTTTTGCGAAGGATCCACCCTCAGTTGCTTGAAACTGTGCGTATGGACCAGCAAGTAGGCGCAAGCATGAATCTGAGCAACTGGTGAAGATCCTTTCTACCTCGTGAGGCTTTATCGGTTCTCCTCCAACGTATCTTCCCGGTACTGCCACACCACCAACGATCAAAACTAGATCATAGTTTTTGATCGGTTTAAGATCCGTCCAAGTTCTGATCTGATCTATGGTGAAGTAATCAACAGAGAAAGATTTCATCATCAGTACTCCTGCGGCGTACCTCACGTAATGACTCACATAAGGAGGAACTCCCAAAGCAGCAGGTTCGTCAACGTAACCATCAACGATCAATGCGCGCATCGAACAAAATCATTTCTCCTTGGTCAGCAAAACCTTCACTTCTTCGAGCACGTTTGGATCCTGAGCGACCAGATATAGATAATAATCTTTTCCCCTGATTCTGAGAAGTTGCTCGTTCTGTTCAGTGTTGACCGTCACTTCTTTCGAGGAGCACACCATCTTTATGACAGATCCTGACTTGTAGTTCGCGATGATCATGACAACATGTTCTTCGCCTATCTTCAATCTCGAGACCGTGTACCAGTTAACGTTCGCCAATATCAGCTTGATCTCATTCGGTAAATTCACACTCTCTCCAGTGGGACTGATGCCGTAACGTTGAGCAACTTGCTCAAAACTTTCTTTCAAAGTTTCAACGTGTTCGTAAGTGAGCTCGGTTGTGACACCGTTGAAAACTCTCGTTATTTTCTCTGGCAAACCAGATTCTTTTATAAAAGCTGTGAAGAGTCCTGAATTCGATTCAACGATCACCTTGTACTTGCCGTCAAGCTTTTCTACTTTAGATGCTCCTTGCTCTTGAAGCTGTCTTACGAATAGGTCCTCAAGGTCGAGTATCTCCAGTGGGGAATTGCGGTAATTGTTCGGTTGACCCAAAATGAAAAAACCTGAGCGCTTTGCCCAAACCAAAAACACAGGATCTAAAACGTGAACGATCTTATCGTTGGGCCATCTGTACACCATCTCTATACGGTTCTTTCCAGTTGGTCCTTTTTCAACCACGACCCTTCTTCCAAAATATGAGGCGTTCAAATACAATTCAATGAAAGATTGTGCAAACAGTACAGTCGCTATGGTGAAGAGCAAAAAAAACAGCGTTTTCTTCATCGGTGTATGCTCTCCCAGTTTATTCAGAATCCGTCTCCCACCAGTTTGACTAAACTCAGATAATCGAACAGCTCAGAAACCACTCTGTTTTCCTCGGTGATGGGTTTGATATTCTGTTTCGGGATCACGTTGAAAATCACATAGAAAACTGTAGCGAACATGGCTACACCTAGAGCGAGTTCCCAGAGAATTTTGCGAGGCTTGATGAGTCTTCTCATGATCTTTTCTTCGAGCTTTGGGCTCGGCTTGTAGTCGTACCTTGCTCGAAAAACTTTCAGAACTTCAAAGTAGATCTCAAGGTCTTTCTTTGTGTTGGCGTCCAAAGATTCTTGGTCAAGCTCGCCATCAAGAAAATCGTTGAACTTTTCCTCACTCATTCACTGGCCTCCTCCAGCAACTTCTTCAACCTTTTTCTCGCATAATGTAGACTACTTTTGACACTCCCTATAGGTTTCGAAACTATATTGCTTATCTCTTCATAACTCAAGCCATCCACGTCGCGTAGCTTTATCAGCAACCTATCTTCAGGTGATAGTTTATCTAAAGCGTTCATGATCCTCTCGTATTCGAGTTCACCCGTAACGGAAGTTTCGGTGTCTGAATCGGAAACCGGATGTTGTGTTGGATGTTCCTCATCTTCTGAAAAATCCGTCAAAACTTCGCTCCTTCTTTTGTACCTGGCAAGATAATCTTTGCACACATTGACTGCGATTCTATATATCCACGTTGAAAGTTTTGAATCTCCCTTAAACTTCTTTATACTTTTGAATATCCTGAGCATCACATCTTGTACCACATCGTCAACGTCATCCGAACCAATGTAAGATCTTGCGATCGAACCTATCTTTCCTGCGTACTCTCTATAAAGAATTCTAAAAGCTTTTTCATCACCACGTCTCAATCCCTCGATGAGTTCCTCGTCGCGCATCCTCTTCCTCCTATTTTGACCAACCCACGCCGTTCAGAGTTCACGACATATAACACGGTTGTCTTCACAAAAAGGTTTTCCAACCATGCTCAAAATTCTCTCGCCAACGGGATTCATGACACCAGCTAAATAATCCGCCACGTGTAGATGGAGACACTTCACACTTTCGAGGTTACGTATCCCTCCAGTGCCCATTTCCGAAAAGATCCTTCTGATCGTTTCTTTCTCTAAAACGTCGTTTCTGAGTTTTCTGATGACATCGTGCGCTTGAATGTATGATCTTTTAAACTCCTGATCTTGTTCTATCATTGATTCGAACTTCTTGATCCAACCGTTCGCTTCGAGCCTTGAAACTTCCTTGACCAATTTGGGACACACAAGCCAAAAAAGCGTAGGAAAAGGCTTCCCATCGATTTCACAATCGTTTTCTATAACAACGGGAAATCCATAATTGCATCTCATTACGATGCGCCTCACACCAGAGATTTTTCTCTTCAATTGTTTTTCAAGCATCAACATTTCTTCATAACGAACGCTTTCCAACCTTCCAGCTCAGCCTCCTCATCGATTTTCAAACCACGCTGCAATGCGAATGTACTCACTCTCTCTGTATCGATGGCGAAGATACCTGAAACGATCACCACTGAATGGTTATGCATCACTTTTTCTATTCGTTCCAAAAGTTTCAACACCAAATCAGTCGTCAAATTTGCAACTATCAGATCAAACTTACCGTCCACATTTTCCAAAAGATCCGAAAGTTTCACCTCTATTTTAACTCGATTTATGCGTGAAAACTTTGAGGCTATCTCAACAGCTACAGGATCGTTGTCAACGGCGATCACCTTTCTTGCGCCGAGTTTTTTGGCGACGATGGAGAGAATCCCAGTGCCACAGCCTACATCGAGCACTCGATCGCCACTTTTTAAGTAATTGTACATCAAGCGTGCGACTAGTTTGGTCGTCGGATGATCCCCCGTGCCAAAGGCCACACTGGGTTTCATCTTGATGATGATCGCATCTTTCCTCAACTTATGTGTTGGGTCTATCCAAATTCCAGGAGCGATTTCGAAAGGTTTGAGCTGCAAATACTTGAACCAATCACGTTCTTGACTTATTCTCTTCTGAACCAGTTCACAACCGAGTCTCTGGCACAGTTCATCGATGATGGTTTCGTCATCAGTGTAAACTCGAGCGAAATTCCCATCGTCGGTAGACTCTATTGCAAAATTCAGAAAATTAAGACCCAGAAGAAGATTTTCAACTTCTTCTGGGTCAGGGCAAGTGAGCAACCATTCAGTTACACTCCTGGTCTTCACAAACTTCCCTCTAGGCCCTTTCTTATGAAATTCGGCAGCACGAAACACGCTTTATGCAACTCTTCGTTGTAATATTTCAGATTTTGAGACATGGCCTTCGCCGCCTCGTATCTGTAATCTTTCAACGGATCGAGCCCTTTGGAAGCAAACATGTACAACCAAAAACCTGAAGGATAGGTCGTCATGAATCCGCAGTAAACCCTCACTACTGGGAAAACGCTTTTGATACGCCTGTAAGCGATCTTCGCCCAGCTGAAGTCATAGAGTGCGTTCTCGCCTTCAGCGTTCAAAATTCCACCGTCTTTCAAAGCATCGAAACATGCCTTGTAGAATTCTTGAGTGAAGAGATGTCCACCTTCTCCAGCCGTCGGATCCGTCGAATCGATTATGATGACATCGAACTGGTTCTTGACTTTTTTGATGTACTCAGCTCCATTTTCGAAAACTAGTTCTACTTTATCGTTATTGAAGACTTCTCCAGTTTTCAAATACTCTTTCGAAACCTCCACAACACGCTTGTCTATCTCACACAGTACGGCCCTCTCAACTTCTGGGTGTTTCAACACTTCTCTGAGTGTTCCGCCGTCCCCACCACCTATGACGAGCACATCTTTAGGACACGGGTGTGTGAACATCGGAACGTGTGCGAGCATCTCATGGTACATGAACTCATCCTTGTCAGTCGTCATTGTGATTCCATCCAGCGCGAACACTCTACCTAGAGTGGGATTGTCGAAGATGTCAATCCTCTGGATTGGTGTTTGCTCGGAATGAACCATACGAGCGATCCTCATGAACAAACCAACGTCACCGCCGGTGTAATATTCGAAATACCACAGATGCTTACCCGCGAGCAGTTTTTCGTTCATGCCTTTGCCCCTCCTTTAACAGCTTTGTGCGAGGCTTCAGCTGGTATACCTATCATCCTATAGTCTCCCCGACGGTGTTCGAACACTTGCGTTCTTTTGGCTTTGAACACTTGTTTCAAGTACTCAAAAGCCTTCCACGGGTCTGTGTCTTCACCACACGTGAACAGATCGATAGCCGCATAACCGTATTCTGGCCAAGTATGGATCGTCAAGTGCGACTCACTGATCACCACCACGCCGCTCACTCCGTAGGGGAGGAACCTGTGGAAAGAGCTACCGACAATGGTCGCTCCTGCTATTATCGCGGCGTTCTTCATTTTTTCTTCCACGTATTCCACATCGTCGATGGCGCGCGGATCGCAGTCATAGAATTCCGCGATCAGATGCCTACCCAAGCTTTTCTCCATTTTGAATCCCTCCCCTTCAATCTATTTCAATCCAGAGGACCATAGCCTCTTTCTTTTTACTGGGATTTTTAAGCATGTGTTTCTTGTCCGCTCTGTAATAGAAACAATCTCCCTGTGAAAGCCTGTACCTCACACCATCCAACCACAGATCAACTTTACCCTGTAACACGTAACCAAACTCATCGCCTTCGTGATATCCTTCTTCTTCCGTCTGCGCTCCAGGCGCGAGCACCACAAGCGTCGGATCTATCTTCTTCGTTTCCACATCACTCATGAGTAGGAAAGAAGTCACGCCTTCTGGTTCATCGTAGAGCGGTACTCTATCTTCCTTTTTGAACACTATTTTCTCTTCCTCCTGATCAGAAAAGAACGCTTTCAAATCCGTTCCAAGGGCTCTGAGTATTTTCTCCAGTGTATCCAGAGATAGAGAAGTTTTGTTGCTCTCAAGCTGCGATATGAAACTTCTCGAAAGATCCGTTCGAGCTGCGAGCTCCTCTTGTGTTAAGCCTCTCGATAACCTGAGCCGCTTGATTTTTTCACCCACATCCATAATGACACCTCTAACACTGTGGGACGGTTTTTCCTACCCTGTTAAGTATTATAAGCACACTTAGTCAAGTTACGTAGTCATTATACGTCCATTCGTTCGCGGATGATGTGAGAACATGTTTAAGAAATGTTTAAGAGATCTCCACAGTTCTAGACTCGGTGCTACTGAATTTTCATGTCGTCTTGAATACTTGACTTCTTCTGATGTGTATCATGCACATTTTTCGGTTGTTTCTCATTCGAATGAGTGGCATATCAGCTTTGCCAATTTTCTTCAAAGGTGTATTATTGTAATTGGTATGATGAACGACCGAACGAACGAATTACGTGAATATCTGAAAAAGCTGAATTTCTCCAAAACTAAAGACACCAGAGTGCCATGGGATGTTTATTTCATGCGCATTTGTCAACTGGTGAGTGAAAGATCCACCTGTCTTCACAGGAAAGTTGGAGCAGTGATCGTGAAAGAGAACAGGATTTTAGCGACTGGCTATAACCAACCACCTTCGGGTTTTCCACACTGTGACTCGATAGGTTGTGTGAGGAACGCTTTGTCCATACCTTCTGGTAGAAATCAAGAGATTTGTTTCGGTTTGCACGCTGAACAGAACGCGTTGATGCAGGCTGCCAAATTCGGTATATCTACCAAAGGAGCAACCATCTACGTAACCACGAAACCCTGTTCCGTTTGTGCGAGATTGATCATCAACGCAGGCATATCACATGTTGTTTACCAGCATGATTATCCAGATCCCCTCACAGATTACTTTTTCAACGTGTGTGGGATATCAACCCGAAAGATGAGTGGAGGTGAAGAAGTTGAAAGTCGAGGCGTTGCTGAATTACTTGAGGAATGAAAGATGGCCTACGATTTGGTGTCCCGGCTGTGGCAACGGTATAGTTTTGAAAGCTTTTCTTCAAGCAGTACATGATTTGGGAATAAGTAAAGATAGAATGGCGGCAGTTTCGGGCATAGGTTGCTCGTCACGCGCGACAGGTTACATAGATTTCAACACACTACACACACTTCATGGAAGGGCTGTCGCATTCGCGACCGGTGTTAAACTCGCCAAGCCCGATTTTCACGTCGTCGTTTTGGGCGGTGATGGTGACTTGCTCGCTATAGGTGGTAACCACTTCATTCACGCCTGTAGAAGAAACATAGACCTCACGATCATCGTGTTCAACAATATGATTTACGGCATGACGGGTGGACAAGTTTCACCCACAACACCGGTTGAAAAAATCGCTTCCACCGCACCGTTCGGTAACACCGAACCACCGTTCGACACCGTGAAAATGGCGATAGCTGCTGGTGCCACCTATGTGGCGCGAGCAACTGTGTATCATTATCCTCTCCTTGTACAGTACATAAAGCGCGCGCTGAGTCATCGTGGTACAGCTGTGGTGGAGGCCATGACGAACTGTCACACTTACTACGGTCGTTACAACAAGATAGGTGATGCGCCACAGATGATAGAGTACTTCAAGAAAAACTCCATAACTCTTGAAAGATCGAAAAACATGAACCCAGAAGAGCTGAAAGACAAGATAATCATTGGAGAATTCCATGTGGAGGAAAAGCCAACCTTCCACGACAGATACGCAAAAATCATTGAAGCTACTGTTGGAAAGGAGTGAAAAAATGGCACTCAACGAGCCTATTGCCGTCAGGATCGCTGGGAGCGGAGGGCAAGGCAGTGTTTTGGCTGGAAGAATACTCGCCCAGGCAGCCGTTTTCGATGGCAAACACGTGGTTCAAACTCAATTGTACGGTGCTCAAGTGCGAGGTGGTATAAGCCATTGCGACGTTTTGATCAGTGATGAATGGATCGATTTTCCAGAGGCATCACAGTTCGACGTGATGTATCTGATGCACCCAGACGTTGTGAAGGCTTACTACAAATTGCTCAGAGTCAACGGTGTTGTACTGCTGGATTACACTTTTCTGCAGAGCATTCCTCAGAAAATTCTGTCTGTTACAAAGAAAATCATCGCATTACCTCTTGAAAGATTCGCCATAGAGAAATTCAAAACACCAATTGTGTCCAACATGATAGGTCTCGGTGCGCTCGTGAAAGCGACGCAAATAGTGAGCCTGGATTCACTCCGAAAAGCTGTAGAAGAGATCATCTCTGAAAGGTACGCCAAGATGAACATCGAGGCGATAGAGTATGGGTACTCGTCCGTCAATAAAGAATACAGATTCAGATCAGAACACAAAGTCAGGACACTCGGCTTTGAGTGAGATGTCTTCCTCGTTCATCCATGCAATCGAAGGTTTCGCTGAGGCAATAAAGAGAGAGCGCAACTTGAAGATACATTTTGTTGTTGGTTCAGCCGTGTTGGTTTCATCATACATGTTCGATTTGACGGCGAATGAACTACTTTGGCTCATTTTTGCGGTTTTTTCTGTTATCGGTGCGGAACTACTCAACACACTCATCGAGTCAGTTATGGACCTTTACGAAACAAAACCACATCCTGGTGTAAAATTCGTGAAAGATGTTGCCGCTGGAATCGTTCTGTGGTATTCTCTTTTTGCAATAGTTGTGGGAACGATTATACTCGGCAAAGCGTTCTTTCACTGGGATCAATCCGTGGGGAAATTTGTTGCTTTGATATCTGTTTTCTTTTTCCCGGTCATATCGTTGTTCGGGAGGTTCACAAGAGCGTGGCGCAGGAAAAAATAAAAGTTGTCGTTGTGGACGATTCAGCTTTCATGAGGATGGTCTTGAAGGATATAATCGATTCTCAACCTGATATGCGGGTGATCGGCGTTGCGAAGGATGGACTCGAGGCGTTACAGGTAATTGAGGAAAAGAAACCCGATGTCGTCACCCTAGACGTTGAGATGCCAAGAATGAATGGGATCGAAGCTTTGAGACAAATTGTTCAAAGATATCCTGTGAGGGTCATAATGGTGAGTAGTCTAACTGAAGAGGGTGCTGACATCACCATAACCGCTCTTTCAATCGGTGCGGTGGACTTTTTAACAAAGCCATCTGGATCCACCTCTCTCACGTTCAGAGAAGTTGCCGACGAACTGGTCCAGAAAATCAGAAACTCCATGTTGATCGATCCCAAGCGTGCAGCTTCGAAACTCACTTTCAAATCCATAACACCAATGGTGAAAAAAATATCCCTCACAGAACGGGCGATCGTCATAGGTTCATCAACGGGTGGGCCGAGATCTCTAGACGCGATAATACCAGCGCTCCCAGCGAATTTTCCGGCTCCAATCTTTCTGGTTCAACATATGCCACCATTGTTCACAAAATCTTTGGCGATGAGGCTCAACTCTATTTCAAAGATCCCCGTCAAGGAAGCTGAAGACGGCGAAACTGTTAAGCGAGGTGTAGTGTACGTAGCACCGGGTGATTTTCACATGGGTGTGAAAACCGTCAACTCGAACGTTCAAATATATTTGGACAAATCGGAGAAGATCAACAACGTTCGACCCGCCGTGGATTTCACATTGATGAAAGTGGCCGAGATATACAAATCCAACACGATCGCGGTGATACTCAC contains the following coding sequences:
- the cysS gene encoding cysteine--tRNA ligase — its product is MLLRNTLTGQLERFEPIEPGTVRMYVCGPTVYGLIHVGNARPMVVFDALRRYFEYKGYRVLMVQNFTDIDDKILKRADEWGVDYKQVAETFIQEYWRDAAALGVRAPNFAPKTSDFIPEIVRAIELLIKKGHAYISDGDVYFDVKSFPKYGELSHRSLDEMIAGARVEVSEKKRFPLDFALWKAAKPGEPAWDSPWGKGRPGWHIECTIMSTKLLGSTLDIHAGGEDLIFPHHENEKVQSEALTGKQFVRYWLHNALVRVSGDKMSKSLGNIFVLREALKRFGADGLKLYFLSKHYRSPIDFSIEALEASTKAAKRINESFKRLESKFPSIPVPPNDGWMNEQRQRFTEALDDDFNTPRAIAQIFDLVAELNKLIDESRERQALKVYHLLRREFCPVLGLFEAGTQPLNIDVDPFIQLILELRNELRRRKLYDLADEARKRLKDLGVEIRDNLDGSTYSFIEEV
- a CDS encoding radical SAM protein, encoding MRALIVDGYVDEPAALGVPPYVSHYVRYAAGVLMMKSFSVDYFTIDQIRTWTDLKPIKNYDLVLIVGGVAVPGRYVGGEPIKPHEVERIFTSCSDSCLRLLAGPYAQFQATEGGSFAKTSALKADIRLGPDLAVELYNVLFEKKKFPNDWALVREASLLGASLVRQHPRYPNILCELELSRGCERITHCSFCIEPVFYPKFTSRPVEDVIEEVRELYKQGCRAFRFGRSANVLAYYSDRNGGKPVPEVFEELYQGIRNSCLNLEVLHHDNANPMYIVDHEKECYKILEIMVKWNTPADVLSFGVESFDKNVLKKNNIMIDPERVLRAIEIVNQIGGVRVEGVPKLLPGINLLYGLIGETRLTYEENFSWLRKILDSGLLVRRINIRQVIVEPGTPLWRYAQLKKLKGPDSRLYRFYKELIRREIDIPMFKRVVPVGSILRKVYPEYREGKFTFARQLGTYPFLVGIPGEVEKPIDVVVVDHGPRSLTALRFPFYLNEASHEELRCIPGIGEKRASKIILNRPIKDLHQLSQIVEDKDVLDTFRRIGVVLS
- a CDS encoding DUF501 domain-containing protein, whose protein sequence is MESVRYEEMLMLEKQLKRKISGVRRIVMRCNYGFPVVIENDCEIDGKPFPTLFWLVCPKLVKEVSRLEANGWIKKFESMIEQDQEFKRSYIQAHDVIRKLRNDVLEKETIRRIFSEMGTGGIRNLESVKCLHLHVADYLAGVMNPVGERILSMVGKPFCEDNRVICREL
- a CDS encoding serine hydroxymethyltransferase, yielding MWEHVRLIDPEIYQIIVGELKRQEYGLELIASENFVSPAVMEAMGSVLTNKYAEGYPGKRYYGGCEWVDKAEEIARERAKQLFKAQYANVQPHSGSQANMAAYLAVAEPGDVLMGMSLSHGGHLTHGANVNFSGKFFKVVQYGVDPETEMIDYDAVMKLAQEYKPKIIVAGGSAYSRIIDFKRFREIADEVGAYLIVDMAHFAGLVAAGLYPNPVEYAHIVTSTTHKTLRGPRGGLILTNDPELYKQINKWVFPGTQGGPLMHVIAAKAVCFKEALSPGFVEYQKHIVANAKTLAEELSKLGLRIVSGGTDTHLMLVDLTSTNVTGKAAERALEKCGITVNKNTIPKETRSPFVASGIRIGTPAVTTRGMRETEMKHIALLIHKVLSNILDEEGNISDSVQSEVQMQVKQLCERFPLYVDKINF
- the hisS gene encoding histidine--tRNA ligase; its protein translation is MRYEKIKGTQDIFGDEIDYWYFIEENARIVANLYGYRELRTPIIEPTELFVRSVGEDTDIVQKEMYTFIDKGGRSITLRPEGTAPTVRAFIENSMLNAGLPQRFFYIGPMFRYERPQAGRLRQFHQFGVELIGSAHPSSDTEILLLAEHFLNKIGVRDRVLHLNSIGCPKCRPVYRQKLKEYYESHVDELCEDCKRRMETNVLRLLDCKIDVAVAERAPKSFEFLCEECQSHYDALKKRLYELGINFVEDGTLVRGLDYYNRTVFEIRHKELGAQNTILAGGRYDGLFAELGGQSTPALGFACGIERLILALKIHGIQVPQKKACFAYVVCIGEKSSIEGFKIAEELRKRGVPTITDVSDRKLTAQLRHADKLGAKVALILGDEELSRSVAHVKILDKFTQIEVSLDVATDYIVELYRSNF
- a CDS encoding sigma-70 family RNA polymerase sigma factor codes for the protein MRDEELIEGLRRGDEKAFRILYREYAGKIGSIARSYIGSDDVDDVVQDVMLRIFKSIKKFKGDSKLSTWIYRIAVNVCKDYLARYKRRSEVLTDFSEDEEHPTQHPVSDSDTETSVTGELEYERIMNALDKLSPEDRLLIKLRDVDGLSYEEISNIVSKPIGSVKSSLHYARKRLKKLLEEASE